One stretch of Brachyhypopomus gauderio isolate BG-103 chromosome 10, BGAUD_0.2, whole genome shotgun sequence DNA includes these proteins:
- the LOC143525294 gene encoding uncharacterized protein LOC143525294 isoform X1, giving the protein MSFFPRRTDQPRPRQEQNHFIYTPGFTTHGVPYNPQATVIHTDPCGPAPFPHGSTAGPSDVGYVNMPVEGPLLTGPDMERQRHLAQPHVQGKVLRQMDPVYLQPAGEVGSSRCPPLPVLTSRTTVTSSGLMRPSPPTFTRLPPLPKPAGREPLRAFRPAKGSVEPPQLHSPGWKRERVGRLHRSGRHLQPLLPDIFEAANPSDAGRGLPKSSRLLSGNPPGSFLLPSYPLATLPGVQLTPTLHRRRHKRDTSPLRRDPGPWRDSTGEVGSSRCPPLPVLASRTTVTSSGLMRPSPPTFTRLPPLPKPSGREPLRAFRPAKGSQVQSTRAVPADDMCEGVVGRDELKPGTPRKDPHEHQILQPFYKPDLALAQSFRLLSSDDWEKKIEGLMSIRRLARYHADVLGSRLHDVCIVLIQEVLHLRSAVSRMAVVSLRELYSSLQKGMDQEVEATAKVLLHKAAESNGFIRQDVDTALDSMVQNCTPIRSMNALLAGGLCHLNAAVRKCTARHLATLVEKIGAERIIPAVSKLAQDSSQETRRLGRRMLLFLSSHHDFDKMVEKYIPAKDLATIRDTVLTLKSKKRTKVSRIPRYKMRQPRLEQQEAPAAQTDRQNTQRMKRSLRHTVKDVSPDDAAPLKDLQLNSNVPAQTKTDVLMDDLPTSPSNARTPRSPSPPTAVPTKHLLPRRRRAPSLIRARPSLSNSSVSFTSRYTAGRLLGTGGFGSVYAGVRKADGKQIAIKFVPKYHAERFITVPGNTRRLPLEVALMEMVCKPPRCEHIVELLEWFECHKCFILILERPVPCIDLFDFLNLHQRQLPEPLARRIMRQVVQAVLHCHDRGVLHRDIKGKNLLVNLDTLDVKLIDFGCGDLLKTGPYRHFRGTMVYSPPEWQIDRTYEGRQATIWSLGVLLYSIICGHLPFEKVEDIVEAHLCFSGNPSRDCRHLITWCLQKDPAKRPVLEDVLAHEWFLEGLQN; this is encoded by the exons atgagttttttccCCAGGAGAACCGACCAGCCTAGGCCTAGgcaggaacagaaccacttcatatacacaccaggttttaccactcatg gtgtgccctacaacccccaagcgacagtgatccacacggatccctgtggaccagcacccttccctcacggaagtacggcgggaccctcagatgtcggctATGTTAACAtgcctgtagaaggaccactcctcactg gccctgacatggagaggcagagacaccttgctcagccccatgttcaaggcAAGGTTCTGAGGCAGATGGATCCAGTCTACCTCCAGCCTGCTG gtgaagttggctccagcaggtgtcccccactgcctgtgctcacttcacgcacgacagtcacctcgtcaggactgatgaggccttctccacccaccttcacaaggttgcctccactccccaaacctgctggccgagagcctctccgtgccttcaggcctgccaaag gttcagtggagcctccccagctccactctccagggtggaagagagagagagtggggagacttCACCGGAGCGGCAGACATCTTCAACCCTTGCTTCCAGACATATTCGAAGCAGCTAACCCCAGTGATGCTGGCAGAG gtttgcccaaatccagccgcttgctgtctgggaacccccccgggtctttcctactgccctcctaccctctggCCACTCTTCCGGGAGTGCAGCTCACTCCCACTCTGCATCGTAGACGACACAAGCGAGACACGAGCCCTCTGCGCAGAGACCCGGGTCCGTGGAGGGACAGTACTG gtgaagttggctccagcaggtgtcccccactgcctgtgctcgcttcacgcacgacagtcacctcgtcaggactgatgaggccttctccgcCCACATTCACAAGgttgcctccactccccaaaccttctggccgagagcctctccgtgccttcaggcctgccaaag gatctcaagtgcaaagcaccagggcagtccctgctgacgacatgtgtgaaggagtagttggcagag atgaactcaaaccaggaactcccAGGAAGGATCCCCATGAGCATCAGATTTTACAGCCCTTCTACaaaccagacctcgctctcgctcagagcttcagactgcttagctctgatgactg ggagaagaaaattgaaggattGATGTcaatccgtagattggctcgGTATCAcgctgatgtgcttggcagcaggcttcatgatgtctgcattgttcttattcaagag gtgctgcacctgcgctctgcagtgtcccgcatggcggtggtgtccttgagggagttgtactccagcctgcagaaagggatggaccaggaagtggaggctacagctaaggtcctcctccacaaagcagcggagtccaatggcttcatcaggcaggacgtggacacagctctggacagcatggtgcagaactgcacccccattcggagcatgaacgcccttcttgctggaggactctg tcatctgaatgctgcagtaagaaagtgtactgctcggcacttggctactttggtagagaagattggtgcagagcgaattattcctgcagtctccaagttggcacaggactcttcccaagaaaccag gcgcttgggccggcgtatgctgctgttcctgtcctcccaccacgactttgataagatggtggaaaagtacatccctgccaaagacctggcaaccatcagggacactgtcctcactctgaaatccaag aagaggacaaaggtgtctaggattccaagatataagatgcgtcagcctcgtctggagcagcaagaagctccagccgcacagacGGATCGGCAGAAcacgcagcgaatgaagcgcagccttaggcacacggtgaaggacgtgagcccagacgacgcggcacctctgaaag acctgcagctgaacagtaaTGTTCCAGCCCAGACTAAGACCGATGTCCTCATGGATGATTTGCCCACGAGCCCCAGCAATGCACGCACCCCCAGAAGTCCCAGCCCCCCCACGGCTGTCCCTACTAAACACTTACTGCCACGACGCAGACGAGCTCCCAGTCTGATCAGAGCACGCCCGTCCCTTTCAAACAGTTCTG tgAGCTTCACTTCACGTTACACTGCGGGACGTCTTCTGGGCACAGGAGGATTCGGCTCAGTGTATGCAGGAGTCCGCAAGGCTGATGGAAAACAG ATCGCCATTAAATTTGTGCCAAAGTATCACGCAGAAAGGTTCATCACTGTT CCCGGCAATACTCGCCGTCTCCCCTTAGAGGTGGCTTTAATGGAGATGGTGTGCAAGCCACCTCGTTGTGAGCATATTGTGGAGCTCCTAGAATGGTTTGAGTGCCACAAGTGCTTCATCTTGATTCTGGAGCGACCCGTCCCCTGCATAGACCTGTTTGACTTCTTGAACTTGCACCAACGCCAACTGCCTGAGCCACTGGCACGACGGATCATGCGTCAGGTGGTTCAGGCTGTCCTTCACTGCCATGACCGTGGAGTTCTGCATAGAGACATCAAGGGAAAGAACCTTCTGGTGAACCTGGACACCCTTGACGTCAAGTTGATCGACTTTGGCTGTGGCGATCTGCTTAAGACCGGACCCTACAGGCACTTTAGAG GCACCATGGTATACAGCCCACCTGAATGGCAGATTGACAGGACGTATGAGGGCCGTCAAGCCACCATCTGGAGTCTGGGTGTGCTCCTCTAcagtattatctgtggacatCTGCCCTTTGAGAAGGTGGAGGACATTGTTGAGGCACACCTGTGCTTCAGTGGAAACCCATCCAGAG actgccgcCATCTGATAACATGGTGTCTTCAAAAGGACCCTGCAAAACGTCCTGTGCTCGAGGATGTTCTTGCACATGAGTGGTTTTTAGAAGGACTTCAGAACTAA
- the LOC143525294 gene encoding uncharacterized protein LOC143525294 isoform X2: MTSHILQHCPDMERQRHLAQPHVQGKVLRQMDPVYLQPAGEVGSSRCPPLPVLTSRTTVTSSGLMRPSPPTFTRLPPLPKPAGREPLRAFRPAKGSVEPPQLHSPGWKRERVGRLHRSGRHLQPLLPDIFEAANPSDAGRGLPKSSRLLSGNPPGSFLLPSYPLATLPGVQLTPTLHRRRHKRDTSPLRRDPGPWRDSTGEVGSSRCPPLPVLASRTTVTSSGLMRPSPPTFTRLPPLPKPSGREPLRAFRPAKGSQVQSTRAVPADDMCEGVVGRDELKPGTPRKDPHEHQILQPFYKPDLALAQSFRLLSSDDWEKKIEGLMSIRRLARYHADVLGSRLHDVCIVLIQEVLHLRSAVSRMAVVSLRELYSSLQKGMDQEVEATAKVLLHKAAESNGFIRQDVDTALDSMVQNCTPIRSMNALLAGGLCHLNAAVRKCTARHLATLVEKIGAERIIPAVSKLAQDSSQETRRLGRRMLLFLSSHHDFDKMVEKYIPAKDLATIRDTVLTLKSKKRTKVSRIPRYKMRQPRLEQQEAPAAQTDRQNTQRMKRSLRHTVKDVSPDDAAPLKDLQLNSNVPAQTKTDVLMDDLPTSPSNARTPRSPSPPTAVPTKHLLPRRRRAPSLIRARPSLSNSSVSFTSRYTAGRLLGTGGFGSVYAGVRKADGKQIAIKFVPKYHAERFITVPGNTRRLPLEVALMEMVCKPPRCEHIVELLEWFECHKCFILILERPVPCIDLFDFLNLHQRQLPEPLARRIMRQVVQAVLHCHDRGVLHRDIKGKNLLVNLDTLDVKLIDFGCGDLLKTGPYRHFRGTMVYSPPEWQIDRTYEGRQATIWSLGVLLYSIICGHLPFEKVEDIVEAHLCFSGNPSRDCRHLITWCLQKDPAKRPVLEDVLAHEWFLEGLQN; the protein is encoded by the exons atgacatcacatattcttcaacatt gccctgacatggagaggcagagacaccttgctcagccccatgttcaaggcAAGGTTCTGAGGCAGATGGATCCAGTCTACCTCCAGCCTGCTG gtgaagttggctccagcaggtgtcccccactgcctgtgctcacttcacgcacgacagtcacctcgtcaggactgatgaggccttctccacccaccttcacaaggttgcctccactccccaaacctgctggccgagagcctctccgtgccttcaggcctgccaaag gttcagtggagcctccccagctccactctccagggtggaagagagagagagtggggagacttCACCGGAGCGGCAGACATCTTCAACCCTTGCTTCCAGACATATTCGAAGCAGCTAACCCCAGTGATGCTGGCAGAG gtttgcccaaatccagccgcttgctgtctgggaacccccccgggtctttcctactgccctcctaccctctggCCACTCTTCCGGGAGTGCAGCTCACTCCCACTCTGCATCGTAGACGACACAAGCGAGACACGAGCCCTCTGCGCAGAGACCCGGGTCCGTGGAGGGACAGTACTG gtgaagttggctccagcaggtgtcccccactgcctgtgctcgcttcacgcacgacagtcacctcgtcaggactgatgaggccttctccgcCCACATTCACAAGgttgcctccactccccaaaccttctggccgagagcctctccgtgccttcaggcctgccaaag gatctcaagtgcaaagcaccagggcagtccctgctgacgacatgtgtgaaggagtagttggcagag atgaactcaaaccaggaactcccAGGAAGGATCCCCATGAGCATCAGATTTTACAGCCCTTCTACaaaccagacctcgctctcgctcagagcttcagactgcttagctctgatgactg ggagaagaaaattgaaggattGATGTcaatccgtagattggctcgGTATCAcgctgatgtgcttggcagcaggcttcatgatgtctgcattgttcttattcaagag gtgctgcacctgcgctctgcagtgtcccgcatggcggtggtgtccttgagggagttgtactccagcctgcagaaagggatggaccaggaagtggaggctacagctaaggtcctcctccacaaagcagcggagtccaatggcttcatcaggcaggacgtggacacagctctggacagcatggtgcagaactgcacccccattcggagcatgaacgcccttcttgctggaggactctg tcatctgaatgctgcagtaagaaagtgtactgctcggcacttggctactttggtagagaagattggtgcagagcgaattattcctgcagtctccaagttggcacaggactcttcccaagaaaccag gcgcttgggccggcgtatgctgctgttcctgtcctcccaccacgactttgataagatggtggaaaagtacatccctgccaaagacctggcaaccatcagggacactgtcctcactctgaaatccaag aagaggacaaaggtgtctaggattccaagatataagatgcgtcagcctcgtctggagcagcaagaagctccagccgcacagacGGATCGGCAGAAcacgcagcgaatgaagcgcagccttaggcacacggtgaaggacgtgagcccagacgacgcggcacctctgaaag acctgcagctgaacagtaaTGTTCCAGCCCAGACTAAGACCGATGTCCTCATGGATGATTTGCCCACGAGCCCCAGCAATGCACGCACCCCCAGAAGTCCCAGCCCCCCCACGGCTGTCCCTACTAAACACTTACTGCCACGACGCAGACGAGCTCCCAGTCTGATCAGAGCACGCCCGTCCCTTTCAAACAGTTCTG tgAGCTTCACTTCACGTTACACTGCGGGACGTCTTCTGGGCACAGGAGGATTCGGCTCAGTGTATGCAGGAGTCCGCAAGGCTGATGGAAAACAG ATCGCCATTAAATTTGTGCCAAAGTATCACGCAGAAAGGTTCATCACTGTT CCCGGCAATACTCGCCGTCTCCCCTTAGAGGTGGCTTTAATGGAGATGGTGTGCAAGCCACCTCGTTGTGAGCATATTGTGGAGCTCCTAGAATGGTTTGAGTGCCACAAGTGCTTCATCTTGATTCTGGAGCGACCCGTCCCCTGCATAGACCTGTTTGACTTCTTGAACTTGCACCAACGCCAACTGCCTGAGCCACTGGCACGACGGATCATGCGTCAGGTGGTTCAGGCTGTCCTTCACTGCCATGACCGTGGAGTTCTGCATAGAGACATCAAGGGAAAGAACCTTCTGGTGAACCTGGACACCCTTGACGTCAAGTTGATCGACTTTGGCTGTGGCGATCTGCTTAAGACCGGACCCTACAGGCACTTTAGAG GCACCATGGTATACAGCCCACCTGAATGGCAGATTGACAGGACGTATGAGGGCCGTCAAGCCACCATCTGGAGTCTGGGTGTGCTCCTCTAcagtattatctgtggacatCTGCCCTTTGAGAAGGTGGAGGACATTGTTGAGGCACACCTGTGCTTCAGTGGAAACCCATCCAGAG actgccgcCATCTGATAACATGGTGTCTTCAAAAGGACCCTGCAAAACGTCCTGTGCTCGAGGATGTTCTTGCACATGAGTGGTTTTTAGAAGGACTTCAGAACTAA